Proteins encoded together in one Balaenoptera ricei isolate mBalRic1 chromosome 2, mBalRic1.hap2, whole genome shotgun sequence window:
- the LOC132360564 gene encoding granzyme H-like isoform X1, whose product MQPLLLLMAFLLPPGLGLPFLSEEIIGGHEAKPHSRPYMVFVQSLDKESWKRCSGVLVQKDFVLTAAHCRGSLINVTLGAHNIKKQERTQQMIPVRRAIPHPDYSPKNYSNDIMLLQLERKAKRTAAVRPLSLPRGKARVKPGKACSVAGWGQVAVGTPTTTLQEAELTVQEDPVCKSLFPGYYSQATQICVGDPKKVKAAFKGDSGGPLVCKKVVQGIFSYGKVNGKSPGVFTKVSHFLSWIKRTMKRL is encoded by the exons ATGCAGCCTCTCCTGCTCCTAATGGCCTTTCTTCTGCCCCCCGGGCTGGGACTG CCTTTTCTTTCAGAGGAGATCATCGGGGGCCACGAGGCCAAGCCCCACTCCCGCCCCTACATGGTGTTTGTTCAGTCTCTGGATAAGGAGAGTTGGAAGAGGTGCAGCGGTGTCCTCGTGCAAAAGGACTTTGTTCTGACGGCTGCTCACTGcagaggaag TTTAATCAACGTCACCCTGGGGGCCCacaacatcaagaaacaggagagGACCCAGCAGATGATCCCAGTGAGACGAGCCATCCCCCACCCAGACTACAGTCCTAAGAACTACTCCAATGACATCATGTTACTGCAG CTGGAGAGAAAGGCCAAGAGGACTGCAGCCGTGAGACCCCTCAGCCTGCCCAGGGGCAAGGCCCGGGTGAAGCCAGGAAAGGCGTGCAGTGTGGCCGGCTGGGGGCAGGTGGCTGTGGGCACTCCAACCACCACCCTGCAGGAGGCAGAGCTGACGGTGCAGGAGGATCCAGTGTGCAAATCCCTCTTCCCCGGCTATTACAGCCAGGCCACCCAGATTTGCGTGGGGGACCCGAAGAAGGTGAAGGCTGCCTTCAAG GGTGACTCCGGCGGGCCCCTCGTGTGCAAAAAAGTGGTCCAGGGTATTTTCTCCTATGGAAAAGTGAACGGGAAATCTCCAGGAGTCTTCACCAAGGTCTCACACTTCCTGTCCTGGATAAAGAGAACAATGAAGCGCCTCTAA
- the LOC132360564 gene encoding granzyme H-like isoform X2: MQPLLLLMAFLLPPGLGLPFLSEEIIGGHEAKPHSRPYMVFVQSLDKESWKRCSGVLVQKDFVLTAAHCRGSLINVTLGAHNIKKQERTQQMIPVRRAIPHPDYSPKNYSNDIMLLQLERKAKRTAAVRPLSLPRGKARVKPGKACSVAGWGQVAVGTPTTTLQEAELTVQEDPVCKSLFPGYYSQATQICVGDPKKGDSGGPLVCKKVVQGIFSYGKVNGKSPGVFTKVSHFLSWIKRTMKRL; this comes from the exons ATGCAGCCTCTCCTGCTCCTAATGGCCTTTCTTCTGCCCCCCGGGCTGGGACTG CCTTTTCTTTCAGAGGAGATCATCGGGGGCCACGAGGCCAAGCCCCACTCCCGCCCCTACATGGTGTTTGTTCAGTCTCTGGATAAGGAGAGTTGGAAGAGGTGCAGCGGTGTCCTCGTGCAAAAGGACTTTGTTCTGACGGCTGCTCACTGcagaggaag TTTAATCAACGTCACCCTGGGGGCCCacaacatcaagaaacaggagagGACCCAGCAGATGATCCCAGTGAGACGAGCCATCCCCCACCCAGACTACAGTCCTAAGAACTACTCCAATGACATCATGTTACTGCAG CTGGAGAGAAAGGCCAAGAGGACTGCAGCCGTGAGACCCCTCAGCCTGCCCAGGGGCAAGGCCCGGGTGAAGCCAGGAAAGGCGTGCAGTGTGGCCGGCTGGGGGCAGGTGGCTGTGGGCACTCCAACCACCACCCTGCAGGAGGCAGAGCTGACGGTGCAGGAGGATCCAGTGTGCAAATCCCTCTTCCCCGGCTATTACAGCCAGGCCACCCAGATTTGCGTGGGGGACCCGAAGAAG GGTGACTCCGGCGGGCCCCTCGTGTGCAAAAAAGTGGTCCAGGGTATTTTCTCCTATGGAAAAGTGAACGGGAAATCTCCAGGAGTCTTCACCAAGGTCTCACACTTCCTGTCCTGGATAAAGAGAACAATGAAGCGCCTCTAA
- the LOC132360132 gene encoding mast cell protease 3-like, which translates to MLSLLLALLLSPTGEAGKITGGHEAKPHSHPYMVFLEYHVSEKSFMCGGLLVREDFMLTAAHCWGSPALSQAVLFPYGSWPVFPVTPPPSLLSVQLNQRPLRDHNIYQQERTQQVIPVRRAIPPRGYDHNKWVNAIMLLQYDPFSCPRELRRKAYLTAAVSPIRLPWRRELVKPGMVCSVAGWGHLGVNNPVAEKLQEGIVSFGEENGTPPNVYTRVSSFLYWIQKTMSYCKLQGAD; encoded by the exons ATGCTCTCGCTCCTGCTGGCCCTTCTTCTGTCCCCCACTGGGGAGGCAG GGAAAATCACTGGGGGCCATGAGGCCAAGCCTCACTCTCATCCCTACATGGTGTTTCTTGAGTACCATGTTTCAGAGAAAAGTTTCATGTGTGGGGGTCTCCTTGTGCGTGAGGACTTCATGCTGACAGCAGCTCACTGCTGGGGAAG TCCCGCCCTGTCCCAAGCTGTGCTCTTTCCTTACGGCTCCTGGCCTGTATTTCCTGTGACTCCACCTCCCTCTCTGCTCTCGGTGCAGCTCAATCAACGTCCCCTGAGGGACCACAACATCTACCAGCAGGAGAGGACCCAGCAGGTCATCCCAGTGAGAAGAGCCATCCCCCCCCGAGGCTATGATCATAATAAGTGGGTCAACGCTATCATGTTACTGCAG TACGACCCCTTCAGTTGTCCCAGGGAA CTGAGGAGGAAGGCCTACCTGACCGCTGCTGTGAGCCCCATCAGGCTGCCCTGGAGGAGGGAGCTGGTGAAGCCAGGGATGGTGTGCAGTGTGGCCGGCTGGGGGCACCTGGGCGTGAACAATCCCGTGGCGGAGAAACTGCAGGAG GGCattgtctcctttggagaagagAATGGGACGCCTCCAAATGTCTACACCAGAGTCTCGAGCTTTCTGTACTGGATCCAAAAAACAATGAGCTACTGCAAACTGCAGGGAGCAGATTGA